CCCCTTGTGCCATTTCCAGAGTTCTGGGACAAGACCTGGAGTGAGGAACCGGTTCCTTGTAAATCACTGGAAGACAGGAAAGCTGCCAGGCTTGCTGGGAATTTACAGGTGCCCAAATCTGACCTTGAGAAACCTCAACACGATCTTGAGGAAGCAATAAAGCTTCTCTGTGATTCTGAGGATGCCAGTAGCTATCAGTATGGCTCTGAGATTTGCAGTAAGCCAGGAAATACCGTGCAGAACACTGTCAAGCATCCTAACTCTGATGCCTCTGTCATGAACAAGTGTCCGGCCAACCCTGATGCAAGTGCTCAGTCCTCAGAAGCGATAGATAAAGCTGTACATGAGCTGATGACTTTCAATCAGGTGCGCCCTGTGGCTTCCATCTGTGACACGCCAGCCAGACAGCATTCTGCCCTTACACCATTAGATGAGGGATTTGTGAAGGCTGCTGCCAAAAGCAAGCCACTGGCACCAGTCAAAATAGGTAAAGTGTAATGGCTTTTGTCATATACCTTTCCCTTTTAAACCAACCCTTATTACAGGTgtataaatgtaacaaaatagttaatatattttgatgttttatcacTAGTTCAACTTCTATTAGTGTATTAGATACATCAAAATATCGgacaaaacagtaaaaaacacaaactaatGTTAATCTATTCCAAAATACTGTGATTAAAAAGCATGCACAGATTTACATCAGAGTGATGGATACATGACTGTATacaatttaaatgacaatttcaGCTAAGCCTAGAGCTGTCTCTCAAGAAATTGGCCTGATGGGAAGCGACCACCCGCATGTGTATGCCAATAAGAGATGTCGCGTGGCCTATACACCTCCCAAGTCCAGTACTGCAGACAAAACGAGCGTGTTGGTTGATAATGCCAGTGGGAGCGTACATAATGCAGGCGTGCTTGCATCCTCCCAGAGGTGCGAACAAGTGGAAGCTATGCAAGAAAAGCAGGCCAGGCTTGCTGGATGGTTTTCTAAGCAGGTTTGTTGATCcgataaatgatatttatgtttcagtTTATCCCTGACTttatatttaagcattttatatagtatgttgtatataaaaaaatcgttAAATGTATTACTTGAATTTCTTTTTTCAGTAACACTTATTGGATCATTTATGCGACTTAGGTTACCATTTTAGATGTCACTATGTAACTGCACACTTTACGGTgcttaacattcaatttataaatagttattAAACTACTGATATATCAAAAATTTATAATGACGTAggtttattttacatcattttaatataaattctgTGCATTTCAGAGTGCTGTGGTTCATAAGCAGGCCATTTCTGCCTTTGCCAAGGAGCAGCGCAGAAAGAGGAAGGCCATGAACACACCAGAGTACTTCAAGAGGGCTGCAAAATGTGCCAAGTTAGCTCCCCTGGTGGTAGTTGCTGCCCCTGAGTTAGTCAGTGCCCACAGAGTTACTGCCCCTAGTGCAGTCAGTGCTCTTAGAGTTACTGCCTCTGCCAGGCCAGTTAAGAGGCCCAGCAAGGAGAGGATTATCTTGAAGGTCAATAAGGGCAAGAACAGCTACTGGACGTCTCGCAGGGGTAAGGACCTTAGACTGGTTTAATATATGCTTTCTTTTTTACATCATCTGAGCCCAAAATGCTTATGGTGAGCTATTGTGGTCGGTTTTTGCAGATTGTCCATTGTCAATTTTTTGCTTGTCAATATTCTAGAGACAAAATTTCCCATCTTCATGCaatttttttggtcaaaatgtaAGCTGAATTCATGAGATATCTTCATGGAAATCAAGAAACCGAATATTTTATCCaatctttatgaaaatatattaataataaaattgtctCTTTGAATTGGAAACCAGATTTGATTATGGGTTTTTCCCAATCAAAAAGTAGGTCAGATCAAATGTTTAATAAGACTTGTTAGCATTCTAGAGGCCTCATTTTTatccaatcttcatgaaacttggtcatgTATTTTTAGTTGTAAATTTATCCTAAATTTAGAATATGTTGCCATATTCTATCAAAAAGTATTAATTGAAGGCATTCATGCCAAAATAAGCTAATCCTgagacaaaattaaaagaaaagactACACTGTCAAGATGTGAGTGCTTTAAATGCTTGTTAACATTTGACACGCCATATTTTCACCCTACAACTGTAtgtcatgaaacttggtgacagtAACATTCCTATTATATTATCTGCTTTGAGAATATTAATACAGTATTAGACAGTGATTTGCTTAGAAATTATATCTGTATAAAATAAGATCAAGTTTAATAGTAGGTCGtgtcaaataagaaagtaggtcattTAAAAATCTCTCCAGTTTGGCCCCTTTTCCAAgaaatttttatcaaatttgagTGGAATGTAGGTGTTAATTTTTTAAGTTCTGTACCAAAATAGATCATGTTGGGTTAAAACTTAGGTTACCACTGACTAGGTTAACTGTTTGGAAACATTCCTTTACGCTTGACaggccatattttctacttgGTGACAATAATATTctgaaattatattgaaatatcttgGTTTGAGACTAGCACTATATACAAtagtatatatatctatatcattaatgataaaagtttaaaccattgtttaaagaaaGGCATGAAgatcattttcaacatttgtcAAGGTTTCAATAACATTGTTTTCCATTTCTCCATTTCAGTTGTGAACCCAGGCAGGCGAGGATCGTAACCAGGGAAACAGGCAGCAACTGGATTGTTTGATTCTTGATTCTTGTTATGAAAAGGGCTTTTACAAGATAGTGGTCATTTGTGAATGCACatcttttttgctttaaaatacaaatactgaaGTAGGGCAAGCTATTCTACATCCACTTACTAGCCTGAATTTTTCACCATGATCAAACTTTTATAGTGAATTCAATTCTGATAATGGCCGATATCGTGGAACCAGGCCAACATGGTTATATCTAAAAGTCTGTTGCTAAGTACAGTCAGTGTCTTTGTTCtcatttctatttcatttctgtttcaaaaaaaagatatatttttcatgGAATACAGACCACTTTTTGTTGTTACTCTTACTTAATTTATATTGCTTAAATATTGACTGACCTTGaacttcaaaacattttataacaaataaaccatGTTTTGGGGATTGACTTGTTTAAAGCTCTTTTCATAACAAGAATTGTACTCTGTGCATTAGGCcaactttaaaaattgtttgtttgcaatGACCTGATCTGTTTGTGTCATGGCATTTTTATTAGACTGTCCGGTCATTGAAAGCAGGCAATTCTTAAAGATGGCCTTAcccattttgtttttcagctCTTTTATCCTGATCATTTTATCAAGTTAATGCTTGTTTTGGGCTGTTGTGGTTGGCCAATGTCTGTGTCAAGTCCTTCTGTTATACTATTATCGAAAATGACTCATGACTGaaacaatttttataattttaaattatataagtgTCCATCTTGAAATCAGCCTTAGTATACATTAATACGTAGAAAATCAGTCTAGAAAAATCATGTGGTTGaatgaattttataatggtCTACTGAACCATACTTGTACACATTCATACTTTTTTTGGTAATTCCTGATTGCCTGTTACAGAATAAGGTGTATaagtatcattttatatcaatttcagGTGAGAGACTACTACCAATTTGTCCATGAAAAGTCCATTATACTGAAACCTTTTCTTAGTTTTTAGACAGGCACTTAAATCGGcaactttatttgatattttactttttggctCAATTTAATAACTTGTATTTCTTTTTGAACTCTGCTTTTTAAATTGGtcattttttttggggggggggctcaattttacattatttttttcttgactgtgATATTTTAAGTTGCCTGATTTAAGTACCTTTACTTTGTGtgttgaataaattatttttttaacttattctgtcgttttgttttcaatgtgttTGTGGAAGTCAGATGTTACACCATCACAGATACTGATGGTTATtttagaaatagaaaaaaactgCGGTGTTTCAGTTATGAGTTTGATCTTGTGGCACATATAGAACAAGATGATTAACTGTGATAACATGATTAACTTACAATATGGAACAACtgtcatattttatgtttggatGACAATTGACTCTACATTTTAGAAACAATGtaccgattgttcagaactttgttaatttgttaacaacattgttaatgcCATGgctgttaactttcaaatctgtatTGCTGTGGAAATTTAACAGATACAAATGAGATATGGGGTATTTCtaacatgattttaaacaaatgtttaatctgtgcttgatttatttaaagatatgagcgcattttaaaataaaagttaacaacgagcTCGTTAATCACGTTGTCAACTgtaacaaagttttaaacaattggccCCATGTTAACTTTGTTACTTTTATAAGGAACAAGTGTTTCTGTATAATTATACGATTCTCAATTTATCGATAATAAACTTTTCAGTAAATAAGTGTGTTTTGCACTATCGTATGTGCTATTTAACCGTAACTCCACGAATTGGAGGTTACGCCTGTCGGGAGCGCGCAAATTTGTCTAATATGGTCAACATGACATCATCCCTTAACCTCAGAATCGTTAAGGGTCATCTTCTGACCATGGCTAAagtgtataccaagtttgaagactacTGAACAGAAACGAACGCATCAGTATGTTATCTACAGTGTAGTAAAGGTCAACTTTGACCTGTTGAACCCAAGAGCCAAACTCATAAACTGACCATGGCCAaagtgcataccaagtttggagATCTCTAACACTATGTCGtccaaatgtgttttataagtaaaaatatgGGCACTGTCGTTCCTGATATAAACTCTGAACCAAGTTTTGAATCtcgtaaaattaaaacgttcatatgtgtgtgtttttatcagAAACGTAAGCACCCATAAGTTTACCAGTTAACCTCCTGACCCTACCAATAAAAGGGGCCATCCACTGACCTTGGTCAAtaaacataccaagtttcaagaCAAGTCGATCAACAACTATTGTTCGGAAACGAATGTGTAACGCCAATGACACGAGCGACGACGCCAGACAATGTAACCCGTAgaataataatactattattatttttaaaacagttctTGACGTCGACTTATAAAACTCCCTACTTTGAAAGCTGTGCACATTTAATCATGATTATTCATGTGAAGTGTGTCTTAAGTATGGCCTTTGACTCCGTGAAAATGGGCTGCAAAATAATGTACATATGTTAAACATCCTTGGATTTTCAAATCTTCCTCACAAGTGTGACTGTGTGAATTAGAAATCTTTAAAGATTTTGATGTTGTTCAACGTtgtaaattgaacaaaaagTTTTGCCTGCCATTTGACGCAATAAGACTGAATAAGCAAGTTAAAATCTATGATTTAGTAACCTCTCCATTAATATCTTAGGAACTGAGTTAAACTCCAGATGTTATAtctattttaattattcaagGCACATATCTctgatttaaataattgttgagttatgtcccttgctCAACAGACAAAAACAGAGGAGCGTTGGCCTAAAGTCCTTGGCgctcttttttaacatttattttaaggcCATATGTTCTTATCCTGCTATCCTTATTGCCTTCGGTCTCTAATGTCATTACTCCTGGCATCATTAGAGAGTTTCTGATCTCTACATATAAGGGCAATATCTAGAACTCTTAAACTTTATTGTACAGGTTAAATGCCGTTACGTTAAGCAcatgattaaaatcattaaacCATGGTAAGTTTTGCGAATCAAAGGAAGAACAAGTCATATTCAGCAATTCTTTGCGTAGACTAACAGGTAAAGATACAATTTACTTCATTGTTTATGACAACAACAtgcttaattaaaaaaaatacaggcatttttttaaataaatacaaacattcaatCAAATTGTGgacttaaaacttaaaactcGACTCAAGTTTAGTGCCTTATAAGACAATGGAATTTATTTCTAATGAGATACATGTATCATCTAGGTTGTTCGGAATACCAACgcatattattattacaatgatatacatatttataaaacgtAAAAGGGCAATAATAAAGCCTGGAAGTCACGACTTGGTCTATAATCcttgtaaatacaaatgttgtcaatatttctgATTATATCAGTTATTcgaatacatttaaaacaaataataaatcacaGTTTTGTGCACGGCATTTTTGCGATACTCCTGATGCATTcgagaaataaatatttttaaaatagtttaaaataaccCGCGCATTGAACTTCCGATCATGTGACCGTTGCTAATAGCGACATGATAGTTCAGCCTCACTTTGAGAATTGCTCTCAAAACAAAAAGCTGCATTTCAAAGCTCTGgtaaaattttatgttttgtcccCTGTCTACATAGTAAAAAAGTAATTGGGATGAATATTTAATAGGCAAT
The Mya arenaria isolate MELC-2E11 chromosome 12, ASM2691426v1 DNA segment above includes these coding regions:
- the LOC128210699 gene encoding uncharacterized protein LOC128210699, which produces MQCLENFHEKYEEFLAQEFGPRPFALKSADPMKGEEKFTKPIPLVPFPEFWDKTWSEEPVPCKSLEDRKAARLAGNLQVPKSDLEKPQHDLEEAIKLLCDSEDASSYQYGSEICSKPGNTVQNTVKHPNSDASVMNKCPANPDASAQSSEAIDKAVHELMTFNQVRPVASICDTPARQHSALTPLDEGFVKAAAKSKPLAPVKIAKPRAVSQEIGLMGSDHPHVYANKRCRVAYTPPKSSTADKTSVLVDNASGSVHNAGVLASSQRCEQVEAMQEKQARLAGWFSKQSAVVHKQAISAFAKEQRRKRKAMNTPEYFKRAAKCAKLAPLVVVAAPELVSAHRVTAPSAVSALRVTASARPVKRPSKERIILKVNKGKNSYWTSRRVVNPGRRGS